In Octopus bimaculoides isolate UCB-OBI-ISO-001 chromosome 14, ASM119413v2, whole genome shotgun sequence, the following are encoded in one genomic region:
- the LOC106874051 gene encoding gastrula zinc finger protein XlCGF49.1, producing the protein MISTDKLFQCEKCPKTYCYISGLRNHLKLQHKKKPIKCDVCHKCSCKNPSLREQCTKTQTKRKQFRCNICGKFLREHSKLRRHMKKRTRGKQFRCDVCKLPISIRTNLKTNLRTYPGKKLFQCEICQKKFSKKSTLNQHIAMHEEKSFQCEICPKSFSEASDLATHVKLHAEEKPYQCKVCNKQFVKRACLNSHSQTHSENKKFQCTKCPKYYIYHYSLKRHLVKHEKEDEGQKETQTE; encoded by the coding sequence ATGATCTCCACTGATAAACTGTTTCAGTGTGAGAAATGTCCGAAAACTTACTGTTATATTTCAGGGCTGAGAAACCATCTGAAATTACAACACAAAAAGAAACCCATAAAATGTGATGTTTGTCACAAATGTTCCTGTAAAAATCCCAGCCTGAGAGAACAATGCACCAAGACTCAAACgaaaagaaagcaatttcgttgcAATATATGTGGCAAATTTCTCAGGGAACATTCAAAACTGAGGCGTCACATGAAAAAGCGCACAAGGGGAAAACAGTTTCGTTGCGATGTATGCAAATTACCTATTAGCATCAGGACCAATCTGAAAACAAATCTCAGAACATATCCTGGGAAGAAATTATTCCAATGTGAAATATGTCAGAAGAAATTCTCAAAAAAATCCACACTCAATCAACATATCGCGATGCATGAAGAGAAATCATTTCAGTGTGAAATATGTCCAAAATCCTTCAGTGAAGCATCAGACCTGGCCACACATGTAAAGTTACATGCCGAAGAGAAACCGTATCAGTGCAAAGTCTGCAATAAACAGTTCGTAAAGAGAGCCTGCTTAAACTCTCACTCTCAAACTcacagtgaaaataaaaaatttcaatgtACAAAATgtccaaaatattacatttatcattATTCACTGAAAAGACATCTTGTTAAGCATGAAAAGGAAGATGAAGGccagaaagaaacacaaacagaataa